In Nicotiana tabacum cultivar K326 chromosome 10, ASM71507v2, whole genome shotgun sequence, the DNA window GCCTACTTATATTTAAATGCAAAAGTTTCAAGATATATATATTCCCCTCCTTTTTCAGCCTACTTATATTTAAATGCAAAAGTTTCAAGCCTCAACTTAGAACAGTGTATAGTCAAACTAGGACACTTTAATTAGATAAAGGGAGTAATTTAGACTTAACTTGATTACCTAAAATTCAGTGCCCTAAAGTGTTAAGTGACATGAGCTTTAGTCTTTTCGTTTAAGTGCTCAATCTTCAACCTTATAATCCACCTgcttagttaattattttttttgcacttaagttgttttcttcttttctggcTCTATTCTCCTAGAAATGATCGTTGTGGACATAGAAATCTAAATATTTGTGTGAAATATTTTTTtcgggggtggggtgggggggagCGGGTCTTGTTGTAGCTATGAAAGTTCCCCccgttttttcagttttttggtGTGTGAGCATGTTTGCCTCTTAGTTCTTTAATTCTGGACTTGGTGGAatcttttctttccaaatcaaaatTGAATGCTTATGATGATTATAATTGCACCTCCATTTCTAGCTTTTCACACCTAACATTTTTCTTTTGTATGAGCGTATGCAGTAATCAAAATGCATCAACAGCTGTAGAGGACACTGATTATTCTGATCAGCCTCCACCTTCACATGGACAGGAGAGTTTCTCTGCCAAAGGAGATGATATCTCATCCTCTGCTCCGGAGTGCAGTGAATCAAAGCCAGAGACTCTGCAGGCGGGCCAACAATATTCAGTTGTTCATACATCGCCCAACTATAATTTTGGCTTTGTGCCTCCAATGTTAGGCAATCAGCTCGCTCCCTTTGAAAGCTCTGAATCTCAACCTCGAGATGTTTCTCGTCTTCCAAATTTCCTTGTAGGTTTTCGTTCTCTGGATTTTTGTATACCTATTTTGTCATTAAAATACTTTCTGAAGCTTCAAATTGTTATTAGTATAATAAATTTTCAAACGGGTGCTTTAAACATCGCAGCAGTTTGATTGAATACCGAATCTCAATGTCTACTGACTTTACCTCAACTTTGAGTAGCAGGGACCTAGGATATTCACGTGCTATTTGGTTGTGTCTGTTTCTTATTGATGGCTGTAGAACTATTTAACAACAATTACTtctccgaaaaatatttaaaacatctCAATGATAATCGATATACTTTTAAGCATTTGTGTGGTTGAGCTAGGAAAATTTACTTATTATACTCCAGAACTGTTACAGCTATCCATTTGTTCAGGTTCAGCAACCCATTGACCCAACAAACTACTATGCTCAATTCTACCGTTCGAGTGCTGACACTGATGGCCGCATTTCACCCTTTCATTACAATGGCGGTGTTGCTGTTGtgcctccacaaacttctcaatCTTCTCAAGAGGTTGGCATCCATCTTAACTGATTTAAGGCTTATATTTTTGTCTCTAATTTTGTGGGTAAAAAGATAAGCAGAAGGAGAAGGGAAGAAAAGTGTGTGCTAAGGGTTAGGGTACTGGTGCTTGGCTAAAGATCTAGAAAAGCTCTCTTTTCCCTGTATACTCGAGTCACAATTAGTGTCTGGTTGATTTTTAGCTTTATTAAATGAACACAGAAGTCAATTCTCTACAATCTGAAATGTAGCAACGGAAGTGAATCATATTCAGGCAAATTCTTTCTGGATAAACCAGAGAAGAGATTAGAGATATTAATAAATCACATGTCAGTGCTGTTTAAATTGTCAGCTAACCAAAATTTCCTTTCACTAGAACATGCTTCCCTTAATATTGTATGAGTTCTCCTAGCTCATTGAGCCGCTGAGTAAAGAGTAAATATATTCAACTACTTCTCAATATACACTAAAGTCATTTGCTTGGATGCCTTTCTGTCCTTTGCGATAGATAAATCTCGATTTAACGTCTTATGGTGATATTCAAGTAGTTCTATTGGAAAGTATACCGCTTATGCTTTATAAATAATTTGCAGGCAACAAGTGTTTAGTTTTGGGATATCACGTTGCTATGATGCTTTAATTTAGTTGACCCACAACTAAGATTGTGCGTCTATATATTTATTTGATTGTACTGCAGGGCGGGAACACTCTTGCTTTATCTACTGCCGCTCCGACGCCACTTGTGACTCAAGCTGCTGGGCTTATGCAGAGTTCGATAGCTGTACCACAGCAACCTGTCCCTGTATTTCGGCAGGCTGCAGGGATGCATCTGCCCCATTATCATCCGAATTATATTCCATATGGTCACTACTTTTCGCCGCTTTATGTTCCACCAACAGCCATCCATCAATTATTAAGCAATGGTGCCTTTTCCCAGCAACCTCAGGCTGGCGGTGTATATCCACCTCCACCATCAGCTGCTGCCAGATACTCGCTTTCGCAATATAGACCAGGAGCTAATGTGGGAAATTCAGCTCACATTGGAGTGCCTGGCACATATGCGCCATATGGATCCTCTCCTGTCAACTATAACCCTAGTTCAGCTACAACAACTGGAAATCCTGCTCCCAATGAGGATCTTTCTGCGTCTCAGTTCCAGGATAGTAACGTCTATGTTAGTGGACAACAGGTTGGTCTATATATTGTTCTTAGCAATTTTGGCCTTTATGCCCATTGAATCATTTCCTGAGAATATGTGCATCTTTATTgctgaaaatagtgaaaactgTGCATATTTAGTGTCTGAAATGCTTTGAGCTGTAGTGATAAGGGCTGGTAAGAGTTGAAGCCAAAAACTTATGAAGTCTAATTCTAATTGGAGTACATTAATTTGTCAAATTGAATTTGATCTTAGTTTCATCTGTAACTGTAATATATCCATGATACTATATTATAATTTAAGTGTTATCAGTTGGACTCCTAGCAAAGTGTATGCTAATTGAGGGATTAGATGTTGGCTTGTGGAAGTTGGCGGCATGTGTACGCGGTTTTTCCAATAACTTAAATAGGCAATCTATTTTTTAAAAGTCACTTTACAAGATTACAAAATAAACCCGCTGTTGCCCTGCGACAATCTGCTAATCTGAGGAGCCATATGGGCAGTTGCAGTACTTCATGAATTTTTGCATCTTTCGCAGGGAAAGCTGCACTATAGATTTTAAATTGGTTCCTGACCATTTCTTTTTCCAGTAGTGTGTGTGCTTTACTGTGATTTTAGTGGAGAGCTAACTGCTGAACAGCGATGATTTGTCATGAACTGATTGCTTGTTTGTACTTTGGTTTCAAAATTTGACATATTAGCTACATTATCAAGgatttggttttaaaaattggatgaacattttttaaagaaaaacagAAATTCATTACGTCACTCCGTTTGAGGTACTTACAAATTCCTTGTGTTTGTTATAGAGACTAATTTCGCGTAGGGCAATATTGTAGTAGTGATGTTTGTAAGCTGTTTAATTGAACACTGGTATTTCTCTGCAATCTGGTTGAGGGAAGAAATCCACATTTCTGAAACAGATTTAACAGTTTCAATATCTAAATGTAATTTTTTTGAGGAGCATTCCTCATTGACGTCTCTAAATGTAATTTATTGTtgagcttttcttcttttgccttATTAACTTGGTTGGCTCCAGAAATAACTTGGTGTAGTGGTTGGTAAGAGTCATGCTTAAGTTTCCTTATCTGTGATTAAATATCTTGTACCATGACACGATGTCCTCTTCCCCTGAAGGTATCTAAGTTTGTGAAATAGCATTGTACAGGGGGACCCTGACCCTGACCTGGGCCAATTGATTTCCTTCCTTTCATCTCTTTATAGAAAAAATGTTTATCATCTCTGTCTATATGTTTGAAGGAATGTGATTTAGATGCAACATCACTTTTTTTGCAGAGTGAAAGCTCAGGTGTGTGGATTAATGCGCACAATCGAGATTTATCTAGCTTGCAAGCAAGTTCCTTTTATAATCATCCTCAGGGTCAAGTGGCTCTAACACCCAATCAACCTGGACACGGAAACTTTGCTGGTGTTTATCACCCAGCACAACCAGTTACAGCATCAACTGTTCACCCACTTATGCAGCAGTCTCAAACTATGGCCGGTCCAGTTGATATGGTAGGACCAACAGCCAATGTCTATCAGCGGCCTCAGCATTCACAGATTAACTGGCCAAGTAGCTACTGATGAGTTGTTCCTTTCTTTTGCAAACCATAAAAACAAGGAATGAAAATGTCATTGGAGTTTTTAGAGATGCAACATGTTTTGGAAGAATGGTTCCACCAAATGTTGGAAAGAAGTGTGCAGGCTGACTGTAAATTTTTAGAAGGGTGCCAACCAAAGAACTTCACCAAGGTATCTCTTCTTGCTTGGAACTGAGGATTTAAATGGTGAATCCTCCTGTAACTGATAGCAACAGATTTTTGGTTGAGGCAGATATATGCGAAATGGGATCTGTTAAAACTTGATAGCCTTCAATAGTTTTTCAGCATTATTAGCTTAACCGTGAGAGTTAAAACTTTTTCTTCCctatatatttcttctttttGTAGGATTTTAGGACTGTTGAAAGCAATGAGGTTTCTAgggttttttctttttcatacATCTTGCTTTCGCGCTTATCTTTGTACCTGTAAAGTTGATTTTAACTTTATGGGACTGTTGTAATTGGTGGTTGGTGCAAAGCGAATTGCGGCATTATTGGTGGTATATTGTGGGGGCAAATTgatacaacttgaaaatctctTGTTGTTGTGTTGAAATTTTGAGAATATTGGTGGTCATGCTTGCAATTCACAGCAAGAATTCTCTAATCTTGAAATTTCTCATCTCGTTCCATTTCTTGGGACTCTGGGGATGCACTAGATATTGCAGTGCTAAATTTTCCAGAAGGGATTGGAGAAAAATCTGATGTGCTTCCTCTTtgctgtgtttttttttttttgtgttggtTTTATTTTTAGTTAAAGCCTTAAAGGTTTGATTATCATGTGAGCTGCAATAAGTTATTGAAAATGATGAAAGATTGGATTTGTAGAAGAGATGCCAGATTAAATGACATCCACAAAGCATGAGCTTGTCCTAATTCTGGTCAGGGAAAAATTGAACTGTTTCATGTCTGTTTGGTTGGGAAACAAGttattccatgattaattatccCGGGATTAGTTATCCACGCTTCCATAGggacaaaaaaaatattacaattcgAGGATTAGTTATACCATGATTTTATCCTATCCAAATATGGGATAAACTCATCTTAAATTTAATCTCAGGATTAATTATCCTTTATCTCATGTACCAAGAGTCCTTCGGGTGCAAAGTATTTGCAATGTAAGTTGCCATACTTGGACATCTAGGACTAATGTTAAGAATATCAGTACACTCCAAATTGCAGGACTCGTTTTAAGAATAGTACATTCATAATTACATTCAGCTACATTTTGTAGGAAAATCTCAAAATACAAACATATCTTCCAAACTAGTTGTATCCATCTGACATAAGAAATTCAAAAGTATAAGCACCAATCTATTAACTAAACTAGTGTTTGCACCAAATCAAAAACCAAATTACGTTATTTACTATGGTTAATTTTTGACTAGCGCGCCAACACACACAcacccaaaaaaaagaaaaagaaaaataagtgcaAATTTCTGTAAagtcaaaagttttttttttccctCTCGTGGGAGAGAAGGGGTTTTATCAAGTTAAAAAACTGGTTATGAATTCTTTGAGATTGACCAAATTAATATATAAACTGGGTGTGATTGGTAGGTAACCAAACCATTTACCAATATATGTAGTTGTGCAAAGTCATAGATTTGTACCAAATATCACAATTCCCTTTATTCTAATGGATCCTGCAACTTCCAATGAAACTTTAGGCTAGAAAGGAAAGCCTTAATTAATTgtcgggtattatcacttttagcccgcgtaAGAAAGTATTTATATTCGGTtgccgaaaaagtatataaattttttataattttgtatataacatacataatgtaatatacaaaaatatatattttttcgactattattttaacAACGGCTATACAATATTATTTTCCTTTAATTATCTAGCAAAGGTTAAAGGAGATTTGAATTAtggaaaattttcataaagcactatcttttagtgataattagctatttatagataccatttgctatattacggattgtagatacgttttcTGTTTTTATAAaatgtattagatgtatttaagctactgtattcatgaatacaatagcaaaaataggcgtgaatcagggaagtccatctaatcagttgttgtattcgagtgtattcgactgcagtcatggcgtgaaacatgggattacagctggacagattattgtattcggctgtattcacggcgtgaaacatgggattacactatttttaaacggaaagtgaatcatttaacataatagactcctaatataactcaacaaactcaattataatacacaaattttgtatttccttgtataaaaaagattctcaaccgaaaaataccccaaaaacatagcaatcttcagagaaattatataatacatctgaatacataaattatattaattaaaaaaaatatatgaatacattcatggcatatagcgaaacagtgaatacaatgaaatacatagagtacagcgggatacattgaaatgcaacgaaaaaaaagacagtgaatacaatgaaatacatggaatacaacgagatacattgaattacaatgaaaaaaagacaatgaatccaatgaaatacatgaaaatactaCGTGATACGTTAAAAATAcgttgaaatatattaacagaaaatcaagttgctcaacCCCAAATTCCGTCgtttttgttcaagaacaaaccctaattttcgGCGAGTCCGCCGTCGAACATAAACCCTGAATCTCACTGTTCCACGCATCCTGTACAGTAAAAAAACTGATAGTTTCGCTTGCCTCGAAAGTGGTGAATAACAATCCAATTGTCGTGGTCAGCCCTTAGCTTCCCCGCAACCATGTTTGGATTCACCAAATTATTGCCATAATAAAACTCCGATTCTTTAAGCTTCCTGCGGCAACAGACGCCTAAATTATTCTAGGCATGGGTCTTCCTAAAGTGGTCGATGTTGCCCGCAATTATGCCATCATGGTCAGAATTCAGAGGTGATGTTGTATTTTGTAGAATCAGAGAAGTCTTCGATATAGGTATACCAGGCAATTTTTCAGGGAATGGGGAAAgagaatgacatgtatcaaagtagagagagaaagaaaatagcgtaactgaatagcgtatttagtggcttaagggtaggaggtaatcaaaattagatattttgctataaacattaaaaggtatctatagaatataatttttttaaatggtatttatttaaaataaataaaatattgacctttgctataggaggtaaaaattctaagAAAAAAGGGAAATTTTCGTTCCTATACAATATCTAATTTTATCATCACACTTCCAAACTCCAAAGGGATTAATCTTTAGTATGGTCATTGAACTTTATTCGCTATAATCGCAATGAATTCTACagctttaattaatttaatatagTTATGTGGCTGAAATTATTCTTCGAAAATTTGACTCATAAAAGTGACGGTTAAGACTGAAATATTAATATAAGGAGTATACAATAAAATCCAACCACATACTTGTTAGGACTTTGGTTTGCAGACTACTTTTCTTGGCATTTTAAGTACCCTCCATAGTAATTTCAACCTAATCAAGTAATTGAAAAAGACATTTTCTCGTTCTATTGACTCAATCAAGAATACATCACAAAGGaagtaaattaaaaataatttatttcctAATAATGATCGACACATTAATGTGTTCCATTTGGCCTCCTTGTTTGTATACTTGGAGCAACTTTCCTTTAATTTCTTTCGTCCAAATGTTCCAAATGTATTAACTTCATTTTACACGTCTCCCTATCAGTCAATCAATAATTCATACTAATCAATCACACCACACGCCCCTAAATTAgactcttttaaaaaaataaattataatagtTGATTGATGTTTTTGAATTTGCTAGGTGGAAATTAGGATAGTTATTTAATTCAGAATAGGGCCACTACAAGGAGATAAACGTgagctatatcacacaaaaatctgggaatagTACGGAATTTCATGACCCTataacgccaaaaaatgaggaacgatcatagcgaaGTGATGATTATTGTTCCCTATGTCGTTTTGTTGAGCCGGCAAAATTATAGGCGATTCGGAGTCGGTCGTCCGAATTCATACAGATGGCGTGGGCGGCTTGAGTTTTCATCATTGAATTTAACATATAAGTATTCACTATTAATGTAGTGACATATTTGTAATATCAGTATATTTTAACGAGTTATAGAATAACATTAATCTTAATTTTTAGGTTATTAATTCCATACTTCCACTTATTATGTATAATTAAcctataattatattttaaataattattttttataccGCCAAAGTTAAACTCTTTATAtacttattattttttcataGATGAATCATTTTCATGTCTAAGAAGATATTGTATATTAATATAAGCATTATTGAGCTAAATTTGACGACAATATCGTGGTTATTTGAAATTAGACTACGTGAATTACATGATCTCAATCTTTACAACCCCTATAAATAATGCATAGGACGCTAAGATTATCCTAAATCTaaaaacattttatttatttaaacttgCCTGCTATCAAGTAAAATTTGGGTTAGATAGGGCGTTATTTCCTAAGTAAAAGGTAGTGTTATATATTTGTTTAAACTAAAGGGGGTGCATGTAAATTACCATAGAATACGCAAGACTCTATGCAAACTCCAAATGGGCAAAGTATGAAAATGACAATGCAGAGAACCTTTTTCCCCTGGAGTCACGGCACGTACAACCTCCAAAAGCAAAAGTACAACAGTTGAATCCTGAAAGATCTTCACCTGTAAGAAAATCAACAAAATCACATCATCTGTTTGTAAAATTCTGAACATACCCTTTAAACGAGAGCTCAAAAGGGTGTCTGAAAATGGTAAGAGAGGAGCCATTAATGGAAGAAAAATGCAATGAAGAGGagataaaaaggaacaaaaaaaacAAGAATATAATAGAAGAAATTGCAGAGAGATTGAGGGGTGAAgtggaagaaaaggaaaagattgAGGCAGCTAAGGAAATTAGGAAACTAGTGAGGAGGTCATCGTCTTCCGGCAAGACTCGTTCCCGGTTTGCTGCCGCCGGCGTTATTCCGCCATTGGTTGATATGCTTcagctttcttcttcttctcttctagCTCGTGAAGCTGCTTTATTAGCCCTCCTCAATCTTGCCTCCCGTAATGAACGGTTCGTATTGTTGAACTCTTcctcttttacttttttaacCTCTGTTGGGAAATAATTACATGTGTGTGgatatttgttatgtgaattgaaGTTTGTTCAAGATTTTATGAGTTAGTTCGAGAACAGTAATTTCTTGTGATGATTTAGATAGGGAAGATTGTACTTTCCCCggtaaaattgaaaattttggatGTTGAGTCTGGAAACATTTGTTACTGTAGAAATGAGAAGAAGCTAAAGGATGAAGGTGGTGGCTTTAGTGTAAAGACATACAAACCCCACCGCTTTGGTCTAATGGCAAGAGCGCAACCTTTGATGTGTGGGTTAGGCGCACATTATTGGTTCGAACTTTGTTGCAGACAAAAAGCCTTATATTTAAacggagaagggtagaggggcggaCCCCCGCCCCTTATCCACTGAGTTTCGTATCATGCTCCATTGGCCTCGAGGATTCgtttattaaaaaaagaaagtaaagtCATATAATCTCCACTTTGACAAACTAACATTGTAATTGTAGGAAGCATGATTAAACATTTGGTGTGATGTGTTGGAAATTTTATACAAGAAGCCGAACAAGTATAGTGACCAGCCATGGAGGTACCCGGTGCATGtactggtgggaggtagcaggtactcGGTGGATTTAGTCGAGGCGCCCGCACCGGGTACcactattattaaaaaaataaatagcaaCCAGCCATAGAGGTCGCCAGTAGATATCAGCCCTAAAAAGAAAGAGCTACTCGAAACCATGAACGTTGCTATATTAATTGTCAGAGAACCACCGAGTTTTTTGCTGAAAATTTATGTTATGTATGACTATTTCTttgttatgagttattgttaCCTAGATGTCATGATAACATCATCAATTTAGACTCCTTGCAAAATAGGGAAAAAGAGTTGGCGTAGACTGAGATGGAGGcgtggagttcttttgtatatgAACTGGGCTGCCATGCCGACTATAATACTCATATGAAGAAAGATGATATGGGAAAGACTACGGACTTTTAAGCCAAAAAGGATGTTCCATTTCTCTCAAAATGAGATACACATACACCATTGGCTAATTGAGGTTTTATCTTTAGAAGCATTTTAGTGTTGCATCTTCTCATGTTTTAAAAGGTGTAATTGGAGTGTGGCCCAAATGAATCTTTGCTTTTGTCTCCAATTTCTGCTGGACGGCCACCAGCAGCGTAAAACCTATCTAATGATtgaatagtcttttatctttctttttctgGGTGAAGCAGCAGAGAGGATTTTGGAGTAGGAGAGCATTTAAAGCTAAACTTGTGCTCATCAATGCCGTTTTTGCagtcaaaagaaaaagttttccATTTAATGTGCAATGACTACAATTTCATGGGATTCATAAACTGTGTTCTGGTTAAAATTTTGAAAGGTAGAATACGGTCAGGATCTTTTAGCTGCTTGCTACGGTAGTAAGCTTCTGCAACTTTTTGTATCTCACTGAAAACTGTCATCCTGTTTTTGTAGAATACATCTTCTTCCCCCCTTTTTGTGGTTTTATGGAAAGAATAAAAATGAATGTGTTTCATGATTCTAATGTCAACGACACCCTCCTTAGGTAAAGAATATGAAGAGAATGTCCAACTTCTCTCTGCCTCTCCTAACCTTTCTGTAGGTTTGTTTAACAGCTCCCTCGTTATCCTTGGATATATATCATCATTGTTCGTTGTGCTTTTCCCCTGTTTGTATTACTCACTTGATTCAAGGATAATCAACTTATCTCCTTATATTCCTTTCCAAATTTACCAGAAACAAAATTCGGATAGTTACATGTGGTGCCATCCCGCCTCTTGTGGAGCTCCTCAAGTTCCAAAATGGCAATTTGAAAGAGCTAGCAACTGCTGCTATTTTGACACTATCAGCTGCTGCAACCAACAAACTGACAATAGCTGCATCTGGAGTTGGACCTCTTCTTGTGCAGATCCTGAGTTCAGGAACTGTTCAAGGAAGAGTTGACGCCGTAACAGCCCTCCACAATCTCTCCACAACCAAAGAAGATCCCAAGTTGGTTCTTGATGCTAGAGCAGTTTTTCCGCTAATGAATCTCCTCAAAGATTGCAAGAAGTATTCCAAGTTTGCCGAGAAAACCACAGCCCTATTGGAAATCCTCTCTAATTCTGAGGAAGGAAGAGATGCAATCACAAATGCACATAATGGAATACTGACTCTAGTTGAGACTGTTGAAGATGGGTCACTCGTCAGCACAGAACATGCAGTTGGGGCTTTGCTGTCATTATGTCAAAGCAGCCGAGACAAATACAGGGAGCTGATCCTCAAAGAAGGCGCTATTCCAGGCCTTT includes these proteins:
- the LOC107814322 gene encoding uncharacterized protein LOC107814322; the protein is MVREEPLMEEKCNEEEIKRNKKNKNIIEEIAERLRGEVEEKEKIEAAKEIRKLVRRSSSSGKTRSRFAAAGVIPPLVDMLQLSSSSLLAREAALLALLNLASRNERNKIRIVTCGAIPPLVELLKFQNGNLKELATAAILTLSAAATNKLTIAASGVGPLLVQILSSGTVQGRVDAVTALHNLSTTKEDPKLVLDARAVFPLMNLLKDCKKYSKFAEKTTALLEILSNSEEGRDAITNAHNGILTLVETVEDGSLVSTEHAVGALLSLCQSSRDKYRELILKEGAIPGLLRLTAEGTPQAQERARTLLDLLRDSPPENKFSSSMLERIVYDFAAQVNGNDKAAETAKRLLQDMVHRSMELSMSRLQLRASSCTPSKVQSV